The Oncorhynchus tshawytscha isolate Ot180627B linkage group LG20, Otsh_v2.0, whole genome shotgun sequence genome has a window encoding:
- the LOC112220206 gene encoding noelin isoform X3 — MQPSSKILSLIVLVLMGTELTQVLPANPEESWQVYSSAQDSEGRCVCTVVAPQQSMCSRDARTKQLRQLLEKVQNMTQSIQVLDQRTQRDLQYVEKMEVQLRGLETKFRQVEENHKQNIAKQYKAIKSKMEEIRPLIPVLEEYKADAKLVLQFKEEVQNLTSVLSELQEEMGAYDYEELHNRVSGLEERLRACMQKLACGKLTGISDPVTIKTSGSRFGSWMTDPAAPEGDTRVWYMDGYHNNRFVREYKSMADFMTTDNFTSHRLPHPWSGTGQVVYNGSIYFNKFQSHIIIKFDFKTSAISKSRQLDNAGYNNMYHYAWGGHSDIDLMVDEGGLWAVYATNQNAGNIVISKLNPSTLQIIKSWTTNHPKRSAGEAFMICGTLYVTNGYSGGTKVYYAYSTNSSTYEYIDIAFQNKYSHISMLDYNPRDRALYAWNNGHQVLYNVTLFHVISSQEL; from the exons ATGCAGCCCTCGAGCAAGATCCTGAGTCTTATCGTCCTCGTGTTGATGGGCACAGAACTCACTCAA gTGTTGCCAGCGAACCCAGAGGAGTCATGGCAGGTGTACAGTTCAGCCCAGGACAgtgaggggaggtgtgtgtgcactgtggtGGCACCGCAGCAGTCCATGTGTTCACGAGACGCCCGCACCAAACAGCTGAGGCAGCTACTGGAGAAG GTCCAGAACATGACCCAGTCCATACAGGTGCTGGACCAGCGGACCCAGAGAGACCTGCAGTATGTGGAGAAGATGGAGGTGCAGCTGAGAGGTCTGGAGACCAAGTTCAGACAGGTGGAGGAGAACCACAAGCAGAACATCGCCAAGCAATACAAG GCCATAAAATCGAAAATGGAGGAGATTAGGCCGTTGATACCAGTGTTGGAGGAGTACAAAGCCGATGCCAAATTGGTATTGCAGTTTAAGGAGGAGGTCCAGAATCTGACGTCAGTTCTAAGCGAGCTCCAGGAGGAGATGGGAGCCTATGACTACGAGGAACTCCACAACCGAGTGTCAGGTCTTGAGGAGAGACTCCGAGCATGCATGCAAAAATTAG CGTGTGGGAAGTTGACGGGCATCAGTGATCCTGTCACCATCAAGACGTCTGGATCCCGGTTCGGATCCTGGATGACTGATCCTGCGGCACCAGAAGGAGATACcagg GTGTGGTACATGGACGGTTACCACAACAACCGCTTCGTGCGGGAGTACAAGTCCATGGCGGACTTCATGACGACGGACAACTTCACGTCTCACCGCCTCCCCCACCCGTGGTCCGGGACGGGTCAGGTGGTCTACAACGGCTCCATTTACTTCAACAAATTCCAGAGCCACATCATCATCAAGTTTGACTTCAAGACCTCCGCCATTAGCAAGTCACGCCAGCTGGACAACGCCGGCTACAACAACATGTACCACTATGCCTGGGGCGGCCACTCAGACATCGACCTCATGGTGGACGAGGGTGGGCTCTGGGCTGTCTATGCCACCAATCAGAACGCTGGAAACATCGTCATCAGCAAGCTCAACCCCAGCACGCTTCAGATCATCAAGAGCTGGACCACCAACCACCCCAAGAGGAGCGCTGGCGAAGCCTTCATGATCTGTGGTACTCTCTATGTTACCAACGGTTACTCTGGAGGGACCAAGGTGTACTACGCCTACAGCACTAACTCCTCCACGTACGAGTACATAGACATCGCCTTCCAGAACAAGTACTCCCATATCTCCATGCTTGACTACAACCCTCGGGACCGTGCGCTCTACGCATGGAACAATGGACACCAGGTTCTGTACAATGTCACACTGTTCCATGTCATCAGCTCACAGGAATTGTAA
- the LOC112220206 gene encoding noelin isoform X1 yields MLITRGIDIETGSEIVLLYPTVCSRRGVGARCIVRGGGEQGRAVETESDNEFVWMLPLIKRCKVLPANPEESWQVYSSAQDSEGRCVCTVVAPQQSMCSRDARTKQLRQLLEKVQNMTQSIQVLDQRTQRDLQYVEKMEVQLRGLETKFRQVEENHKQNIAKQYKAIKSKMEEIRPLIPVLEEYKADAKLVLQFKEEVQNLTSVLSELQEEMGAYDYEELHNRVSGLEERLRACMQKLACGKLTGISDPVTIKTSGSRFGSWMTDPAAPEGDTRVWYMDGYHNNRFVREYKSMADFMTTDNFTSHRLPHPWSGTGQVVYNGSIYFNKFQSHIIIKFDFKTSAISKSRQLDNAGYNNMYHYAWGGHSDIDLMVDEGGLWAVYATNQNAGNIVISKLNPSTLQIIKSWTTNHPKRSAGEAFMICGTLYVTNGYSGGTKVYYAYSTNSSTYEYIDIAFQNKYSHISMLDYNPRDRALYAWNNGHQVLYNVTLFHVISSQEL; encoded by the exons ATGTTGATCACTCGCGGGATAGATATAGAGACGGGGAGCGAGATAGTCTTGTTGTATCCTACTGTATGTTCGAGGAGGGGCGTGGGAGCGCGCTGCATtgtgagaggtggaggagaacaAGGGCGCGCGGTGGAGACGGAGAGCGACAATGAGTTTGTTTGGATGCTGCCATTGATAAAACGCTGCAAG gTGTTGCCAGCGAACCCAGAGGAGTCATGGCAGGTGTACAGTTCAGCCCAGGACAgtgaggggaggtgtgtgtgcactgtggtGGCACCGCAGCAGTCCATGTGTTCACGAGACGCCCGCACCAAACAGCTGAGGCAGCTACTGGAGAAG GTCCAGAACATGACCCAGTCCATACAGGTGCTGGACCAGCGGACCCAGAGAGACCTGCAGTATGTGGAGAAGATGGAGGTGCAGCTGAGAGGTCTGGAGACCAAGTTCAGACAGGTGGAGGAGAACCACAAGCAGAACATCGCCAAGCAATACAAG GCCATAAAATCGAAAATGGAGGAGATTAGGCCGTTGATACCAGTGTTGGAGGAGTACAAAGCCGATGCCAAATTGGTATTGCAGTTTAAGGAGGAGGTCCAGAATCTGACGTCAGTTCTAAGCGAGCTCCAGGAGGAGATGGGAGCCTATGACTACGAGGAACTCCACAACCGAGTGTCAGGTCTTGAGGAGAGACTCCGAGCATGCATGCAAAAATTAG CGTGTGGGAAGTTGACGGGCATCAGTGATCCTGTCACCATCAAGACGTCTGGATCCCGGTTCGGATCCTGGATGACTGATCCTGCGGCACCAGAAGGAGATACcagg GTGTGGTACATGGACGGTTACCACAACAACCGCTTCGTGCGGGAGTACAAGTCCATGGCGGACTTCATGACGACGGACAACTTCACGTCTCACCGCCTCCCCCACCCGTGGTCCGGGACGGGTCAGGTGGTCTACAACGGCTCCATTTACTTCAACAAATTCCAGAGCCACATCATCATCAAGTTTGACTTCAAGACCTCCGCCATTAGCAAGTCACGCCAGCTGGACAACGCCGGCTACAACAACATGTACCACTATGCCTGGGGCGGCCACTCAGACATCGACCTCATGGTGGACGAGGGTGGGCTCTGGGCTGTCTATGCCACCAATCAGAACGCTGGAAACATCGTCATCAGCAAGCTCAACCCCAGCACGCTTCAGATCATCAAGAGCTGGACCACCAACCACCCCAAGAGGAGCGCTGGCGAAGCCTTCATGATCTGTGGTACTCTCTATGTTACCAACGGTTACTCTGGAGGGACCAAGGTGTACTACGCCTACAGCACTAACTCCTCCACGTACGAGTACATAGACATCGCCTTCCAGAACAAGTACTCCCATATCTCCATGCTTGACTACAACCCTCGGGACCGTGCGCTCTACGCATGGAACAATGGACACCAGGTTCTGTACAATGTCACACTGTTCCATGTCATCAGCTCACAGGAATTGTAA
- the LOC112220206 gene encoding noelin isoform X2, giving the protein MSVPLLKIGVVLSTMAMITNWMSQTLPSLVGLNTTKLTAERAGYPDRSTGVLPANPEESWQVYSSAQDSEGRCVCTVVAPQQSMCSRDARTKQLRQLLEKVQNMTQSIQVLDQRTQRDLQYVEKMEVQLRGLETKFRQVEENHKQNIAKQYKAIKSKMEEIRPLIPVLEEYKADAKLVLQFKEEVQNLTSVLSELQEEMGAYDYEELHNRVSGLEERLRACMQKLACGKLTGISDPVTIKTSGSRFGSWMTDPAAPEGDTRVWYMDGYHNNRFVREYKSMADFMTTDNFTSHRLPHPWSGTGQVVYNGSIYFNKFQSHIIIKFDFKTSAISKSRQLDNAGYNNMYHYAWGGHSDIDLMVDEGGLWAVYATNQNAGNIVISKLNPSTLQIIKSWTTNHPKRSAGEAFMICGTLYVTNGYSGGTKVYYAYSTNSSTYEYIDIAFQNKYSHISMLDYNPRDRALYAWNNGHQVLYNVTLFHVISSQEL; this is encoded by the exons ATGTCGGTGCCGTTGTTGAAGATCGGCGTTGTGCTGAGCACCATGGCGATGATCACGAACTGGATGTCGCAGACTCTGCCCTCTCTAGTTGGGCTCAACACCACCAAGCTCACCGCGGAGAGGGCAGGCTACCCGGACAGGAGCACCGGA gTGTTGCCAGCGAACCCAGAGGAGTCATGGCAGGTGTACAGTTCAGCCCAGGACAgtgaggggaggtgtgtgtgcactgtggtGGCACCGCAGCAGTCCATGTGTTCACGAGACGCCCGCACCAAACAGCTGAGGCAGCTACTGGAGAAG GTCCAGAACATGACCCAGTCCATACAGGTGCTGGACCAGCGGACCCAGAGAGACCTGCAGTATGTGGAGAAGATGGAGGTGCAGCTGAGAGGTCTGGAGACCAAGTTCAGACAGGTGGAGGAGAACCACAAGCAGAACATCGCCAAGCAATACAAG GCCATAAAATCGAAAATGGAGGAGATTAGGCCGTTGATACCAGTGTTGGAGGAGTACAAAGCCGATGCCAAATTGGTATTGCAGTTTAAGGAGGAGGTCCAGAATCTGACGTCAGTTCTAAGCGAGCTCCAGGAGGAGATGGGAGCCTATGACTACGAGGAACTCCACAACCGAGTGTCAGGTCTTGAGGAGAGACTCCGAGCATGCATGCAAAAATTAG CGTGTGGGAAGTTGACGGGCATCAGTGATCCTGTCACCATCAAGACGTCTGGATCCCGGTTCGGATCCTGGATGACTGATCCTGCGGCACCAGAAGGAGATACcagg GTGTGGTACATGGACGGTTACCACAACAACCGCTTCGTGCGGGAGTACAAGTCCATGGCGGACTTCATGACGACGGACAACTTCACGTCTCACCGCCTCCCCCACCCGTGGTCCGGGACGGGTCAGGTGGTCTACAACGGCTCCATTTACTTCAACAAATTCCAGAGCCACATCATCATCAAGTTTGACTTCAAGACCTCCGCCATTAGCAAGTCACGCCAGCTGGACAACGCCGGCTACAACAACATGTACCACTATGCCTGGGGCGGCCACTCAGACATCGACCTCATGGTGGACGAGGGTGGGCTCTGGGCTGTCTATGCCACCAATCAGAACGCTGGAAACATCGTCATCAGCAAGCTCAACCCCAGCACGCTTCAGATCATCAAGAGCTGGACCACCAACCACCCCAAGAGGAGCGCTGGCGAAGCCTTCATGATCTGTGGTACTCTCTATGTTACCAACGGTTACTCTGGAGGGACCAAGGTGTACTACGCCTACAGCACTAACTCCTCCACGTACGAGTACATAGACATCGCCTTCCAGAACAAGTACTCCCATATCTCCATGCTTGACTACAACCCTCGGGACCGTGCGCTCTACGCATGGAACAATGGACACCAGGTTCTGTACAATGTCACACTGTTCCATGTCATCAGCTCACAGGAATTGTAA